GCTGCGGATACTGTTTCTATTCTATACTAATAAAACTTCCCAGTATCAATCACCGTCGTTCCCCCTCCCCCTCCGTCGACACGCTCCACTTGAAACGAAGGGGTGGGGGGCGGGTCGTACCGACGATATCATATTGTGTACTAGTGTCACTCTGGAAAGCGGTGGTCGGACTCCGAGTGCAGTCCCATCGCACCGAATCAGACACCCAATACGAGATCCGGTACTGGTGTGGATCCACTATCAACATCCCTACACTTCTAAACCTCCAAACGTAGATAACCAAAATAGCGAGTATCGGAACTGATACCGGTTGACATCTACGCTCTCTCAGGTTCGATCAAGGCGACGAGTGCATCCCGATGCTACTGAGTGGTTTCGATAGCTGACGTTCCAACCGCTGACGCTGTATCTCTGGTTCGTTGTCTGCGTTATCTGTGCGTAGCGGACGGTACACCACGTAGCGGACGGTACACCAACTTTCTGCGCAAACCGCGGCAATTACGGACTTTTCCGACTGAACTGTCTGAAGAATGTGTGGGACTATCCGTCAGTGAATCTTCAATCGCCGTCTTGAGCCTATCTGGCGGCAGTGACTTGGAACCGAGGAGGTGCGACACAGCCGATCGCCTATCCGAAGTTGTTCCGGCACGATTCGAAGGGAAAGGAAGACTTTATTATCGTGGTTTTCCTCTGTTTCGTTTGCATCAACTGGACCGGAATCGGGTATCTAGACCGGCCGATTGGCAGTAGGAGGCCATCTCGCCGCGGTATACCTCATTCCTGGTTCGGTGTTCCACTCGAAATAAGGGGGTTCGTATACGACGAATGTCAGACGACGACTCAGAGATCGCGGGTTCGGACGAGGTGGAGATCGGCGGATCGAACGGATTCTCGACGAACTTCGAGAACGCGGGGCTCGGCGACGGCGACGAGGAGTCGAATCAAGGACTGTTCGACGACCTGCTCAGCGGCGAACCGATTTTCGAGAACAAGGAGGTTCTCCGCCCGTCGTACACGCCACACGAACTCCCCCACCGAAGCGATCAGATCAACAAGATGGCGACGATCCTCGTCGCCGCGCTCCGCGGTGAGACCCCCTCGAACATCCTCATCTACGGGAAGACCGGGACCGGCAAGACGGCGAGCGCGAAGTTCGTCAGCAAGGAACTCGAGAGCACCTCCCAGAAGTACAGCGTCCCGTGCGACGTCGAATACATCAACTGCGAGGTCACCGATACCCAGTACCGCGTGCTCGCACAGCTCGCGAACAAGTTCATCGAGAAGAACGAAGCCCGAATCGACGAGCAGATCGACGAACTCGAGTCGCTGTTAGCCGCCCTCGACGAGTACGAACCGATCGACGCCGACACCCAGCGTGACTCCGTAAGCGACCAGGCGAATCGATCGCGATCGGACACCAACACGGCGTCGGACCCCTTCGATTTCGTTGCCGCGGACGAACCGGAGTCCAAATCTCACGTTTCGACTGAAGACAGTACCAGGCCGCAGTCGGGCGATTCTCCACTCGAAACTGGGGGGTCGGACCCTGACGGGCCGGCTACCGCGGGCGAAATCGACTCGCCGGAGGCCGACGATACCGGCCGGACCGCCGACGCCACCGTCGTGGCCGACGACTCGACCGCCCTGCCGTCGGACCATCCCCTCGAATCGACGCCGTTCGACGACCGGGCCGAGGTCGAAGACCGAATCGCGGACCTAGAGGATGACAAGGAGTCCTTCGAGGAGGTCCCGATGACCGGCTGGCCGACCGACCGGGTCTACAGCGTCTTCTTCGATGCCGTCGATTACGACGAGCGGGTCGTCGTCATTATGTTAGACGAAATCGACAAACTCGTCGAGAAAAGCGGCGACGACACGCTCTACAATCTCTCGCGGATGAACTCCGAACTCGAGAACTCGCGCGTGTCGATCATCGGTATCTCGAACGACCTGAAGTTCACCGACTTTCTCGATCCCCGGGTCAAGTCCTCGCTGGGCGAGGAGGAGATCGTCTTCCCGCCCTACGACGCGAACCAACTGCGAGACATCCTCGAACACCGTTCGGAGGTCGCGTTCAAAGGCAGCGCCCTCTCCGAAGACGTCATTCCGCTGTGTGCGGCCTTCGCCGCCCAGGAACACGGCGACGCGCGCCGCGCGCTGGACTTACTCCGGACCGCCGGTGAACTGGCCGAGCGGTCTCAGTCCGAGACGATCGTCGAGGAACACGTCCGCCAGGCGCAGGACAAGATCGAACTCGACCGGGTCGTCGAGGTCGTCCGCACGCTCCCCACGCAGAGCAAACTCGTGCTCTTCGCGATCATCCTACTCGAGAAAAACGGCGTCCACAGCATCAACACGGGCGAAGTGTTCAACATCTACAAGCGCCTCTGTGAAGAGATCGACGCCGACGTCCTGACCCAGCGGCGCGTGACGGACCTCATCAGCGAACTCGACATGCTCGGAATCGTCAACGCCGTCGTCGTCTCGAAGGGCCGGTACGGCCGGACCAAGGAAATCAGCCTCTCGGTGCCCCTCGAGGAGACGGAGGCGGTCCTCCTCTCGGACTCGCGACTCAGCGACATCGACGACATCCAGCCGTTCGTCCAGGCGCGGTTCGAGAACTGACGAGAGCGCTTTGCGTCCGAGCGGGTTCGGTGCCGCCAGGCGTCGTCACTCAGTTGCTGCCCTCCGTTTCCATTCGAAGCACTGCATGCACGTGACGAACAGCCCGCGCTATCGCGACCGAGCGGATACGAAAAGCGAGCGCGCCGTCGATCAGCGAGGGCCGGTTCGACGGCGACCGAGGGCGACGACGGCACCGCCACTGATACTGGCGCCGGTTGCGGCGATTCCGGCCGCACCGGCGAGTTCTCCGTCAGATCCGAGTTCGGCCCCGAGTCCGGCGGCGGCGGGACCGGTCGCTGCCGGTGCCGAGGTCGCTGCCGGATCGGACAACATCGGGTCGTAGAGCGCCGAACCCGCGGGCGAGGTCGGGGCGAGCATTCCGCCGAGGATCTGATCGAAGGTCAGTCGGACGTGGCCGAGCCACGGAATTCGGAACATCGCCTTGCCGGTGACCCACTCGGGTTTGACGACGGTGCTGACCGAGTTACCGTACTGATCGTACCCGGCGTTGTTGTCGCCTTTCGTGACGAATCCGTCGTGCGGGGCGGGGCAGGACTGGACCTCGGCACAGGTCGCATCGCCGATGACCTCTTCGTTGGCCTTGGTCTCGACCCATCTCTCGTCCTCCTCGACCCAGAAGTGGGCCCGGTGGATCACCGGCGTCGCGGCCGCGTTGCCGTTCGGCTGGAACACGATGACGTCACCCGGATTATTGAACTTCTCGTGGCCGCTCTCCTGGCCGTTCTCGAGGGTGACGACGCCGGTTCCGTCGGCGGGATTATCGCCGACGAATCTGCCCTCGTCGGCGACGAAGACGAGATCGCCCCTGTGCATGTGCGGCTCCATACTACCGCTCTCGACGGCGACCAGCGGCGGCCAGATCCCGCTGACCGCGAACAGGACGAGCCCGATGATCGCGACGATCGCGACGCTGCTCAGGACGTCCCGAACCAGCACGATGCTTTCGTCGTCCGTCTTGAGGAACCAGCGGACGATCCCGTCGTCTTCGATCGTCACGGCGTTCGATTCTGTCGAAGACGAAGATGCCGCCCCCGCTGGCCGCTCTCCCGGCGTTCGGGCCCCGTCGGTGCTTCGATCCTGCCGATTCCGGTCGTCCCCGGAATCGCCGTCGCCAGGCGGCTGCCCGGAGCTAGAACCGCTCATCGTCACCCGTTTTGCCGGGCCGGGAAATCAACCTTCTGTTCGTGCGAGTACGTTCGGTGGGCGGTCGGGGCGGCGAATCTCGTTCCCGACCGCGATCGCAGTCGAACCGACGGCTACGGCTTCCGCGCTCCGGCGGCCGCGAACAGGA
This window of the Natrinema salifodinae genome carries:
- a CDS encoding Cdc6/Cdc18 family protein, which produces MSDDDSEIAGSDEVEIGGSNGFSTNFENAGLGDGDEESNQGLFDDLLSGEPIFENKEVLRPSYTPHELPHRSDQINKMATILVAALRGETPSNILIYGKTGTGKTASAKFVSKELESTSQKYSVPCDVEYINCEVTDTQYRVLAQLANKFIEKNEARIDEQIDELESLLAALDEYEPIDADTQRDSVSDQANRSRSDTNTASDPFDFVAADEPESKSHVSTEDSTRPQSGDSPLETGGSDPDGPATAGEIDSPEADDTGRTADATVVADDSTALPSDHPLESTPFDDRAEVEDRIADLEDDKESFEEVPMTGWPTDRVYSVFFDAVDYDERVVVIMLDEIDKLVEKSGDDTLYNLSRMNSELENSRVSIIGISNDLKFTDFLDPRVKSSLGEEEIVFPPYDANQLRDILEHRSEVAFKGSALSEDVIPLCAAFAAQEHGDARRALDLLRTAGELAERSQSETIVEEHVRQAQDKIELDRVVEVVRTLPTQSKLVLFAIILLEKNGVHSINTGEVFNIYKRLCEEIDADVLTQRRVTDLISELDMLGIVNAVVVSKGRYGRTKEISLSVPLEETEAVLLSDSRLSDIDDIQPFVQARFEN
- a CDS encoding S24/S26 family peptidase — protein: MSGSSSGQPPGDGDSGDDRNRQDRSTDGARTPGERPAGAASSSSTESNAVTIEDDGIVRWFLKTDDESIVLVRDVLSSVAIVAIIGLVLFAVSGIWPPLVAVESGSMEPHMHRGDLVFVADEGRFVGDNPADGTGVVTLENGQESGHEKFNNPGDVIVFQPNGNAAATPVIHRAHFWVEEDERWVETKANEEVIGDATCAEVQSCPAPHDGFVTKGDNNAGYDQYGNSVSTVVKPEWVTGKAMFRIPWLGHVRLTFDQILGGMLAPTSPAGSALYDPMLSDPAATSAPAATGPAAAGLGAELGSDGELAGAAGIAATGASISGGAVVALGRRRTGPR